Proteins co-encoded in one Natronorubrum daqingense genomic window:
- a CDS encoding acyl-CoA dehydrogenase family protein, with the protein MLDFFTLEEDLAEEERMIRDTAREFVDERVKPEIGEHFENGTFPTELIGEMGELGFYAPNLEGYGSPNVSETAYGLLMQELEAGDSGLRSMASVQGALVMYPIHAYGSDEQKEEWLPAMGRGEAIGCFGLTEPEHGSNPSAMETYAEQDGDGYVLNGSKTWITNSPISDVAIVWARDRSSEDDPVRGFLVETDRDGVSTNKITEKLSLRASITGEIGLNDVYVPAENVLPGVSGMKGPLSCLTQARYGIAWGAVGAARDCFEEARQYAQDRDQFGGPIGRFQLQQRKLAEMGTQITLAQLLAHRLAELKERGEMRPQHVSMAKRNNVRTARDQSRIAREMLGGNGITTDYSPMRHMANLETVYTYEGTHDIHTLVLGEEFTGLKAYQ; encoded by the coding sequence ATGTTGGATTTCTTCACGCTCGAGGAGGACCTCGCAGAGGAAGAACGAATGATCCGGGATACGGCCCGAGAGTTCGTCGACGAACGCGTCAAACCGGAGATCGGCGAGCACTTCGAAAACGGCACGTTCCCCACCGAACTCATCGGCGAAATGGGTGAGCTGGGCTTTTACGCCCCGAACCTCGAGGGGTATGGCTCGCCGAACGTCTCCGAAACGGCGTACGGACTACTGATGCAAGAACTCGAGGCCGGCGACTCGGGGCTGCGCTCGATGGCTTCGGTGCAAGGCGCGCTCGTCATGTACCCCATCCACGCCTACGGCAGCGACGAACAGAAAGAGGAGTGGCTCCCGGCGATGGGGCGGGGCGAGGCCATCGGCTGCTTTGGGCTGACAGAGCCCGAACACGGCTCGAATCCCTCGGCGATGGAAACCTACGCCGAACAGGATGGTGATGGCTACGTCCTCAATGGCTCGAAGACGTGGATCACCAACTCCCCAATTTCTGACGTCGCCATCGTCTGGGCGCGCGATCGCTCGAGCGAGGACGACCCCGTTCGGGGCTTCCTCGTTGAGACCGATCGCGACGGCGTCTCGACCAACAAGATCACGGAGAAGCTCTCGCTGCGCGCGTCGATCACGGGCGAGATCGGCCTCAACGACGTCTACGTCCCCGCGGAGAACGTCCTGCCGGGTGTTTCGGGCATGAAGGGGCCGCTGTCGTGTCTCACCCAGGCCCGGTACGGTATCGCCTGGGGTGCCGTCGGTGCCGCACGCGATTGTTTCGAGGAGGCGCGCCAGTACGCCCAGGATCGTGACCAGTTCGGCGGCCCGATCGGACGCTTCCAGCTCCAACAGCGCAAACTCGCCGAGATGGGCACCCAGATCACGCTCGCCCAGCTATTGGCCCACCGGCTGGCCGAACTCAAAGAGCGCGGCGAGATGCGCCCACAACACGTCTCGATGGCTAAACGCAACAACGTGCGAACGGCGCGCGACCAATCCCGGATCGCCCGCGAGATGCTCGGTGGCAACGGCATTACCACCGATTACTCGCCGATGCGTCACATGGCCAACCTCGAGACGGTCTACACCTACGAGGGGACCCACGACATCCACACGCTCGTGCTGGGCGAGGAGTTCACCGGGCTCAAAGCCTACCAGTAG
- a CDS encoding TRAP transporter permease, producing the protein MERTIPYADRFAARMPTFVAERVPRRLTPLVVLNALVTLLAITFTVWTIYYAYSLMWMRLRFSNVFLGLGLALYYLDVVRTRYEEAESAEQATPDPAAMNASGPTSVSNRGLFARIREGYDRIDPYIALASAVLALAATAYVELNFQRLHQDVHLAGHTQMDLVVGVVLIALAIDATRRAFGNIIAAVTVASIAYAHTAFAMYLPGVLQHIGYDWTRITREGAIELTGVYHDTLMGIGSTWVAIFIMFAGIAKAYGLMDFVLEVGRELGKTLKTGVVQIAVIASMVMGSITGSAAANTATTGSFTIPMMQDQGIRDDFSAAIESVASAGGQMLPPVMGVAAFLMADFIGVSYLEIVQAGIIPAVLFYLSVGIGIHFAVLKFGWTSPNVGSFDWRLLLNGIHFAVPLGVLLVTLIWLRYTPLTAGLYTIITIFVVGSLKLVVVDALEASRADSGPTSVKSGVAWAFKECYRVFEQIALALRRGGLEMAPLVGVLAAMGVIIEMLTFTGLAPRVSTSILGIGGGMLFVVLFLAMIASILFGLGMPTPAAYVLVVVLVVPGVTEMGVPEIASHMFVFYFAMLSAITPPVAISVAIGARIAGTSFVKACLQALRIGAPGFVIPFAFVVNDSLIYWSQETLLAFPVVLAGTVALIVATIGFDGARNLSYPVRGFYVVAAFVAMFGSLVSVVLQVVAAAAIVAALGYAKTVIGYDDSHTEASPTSD; encoded by the coding sequence ATGGAACGAACAATACCTTACGCCGATCGATTCGCTGCCCGAATGCCCACGTTCGTCGCCGAGCGGGTTCCGAGACGACTCACGCCGCTGGTCGTCCTCAACGCACTGGTCACGCTGCTCGCGATCACGTTCACCGTCTGGACGATCTACTACGCGTACTCGCTGATGTGGATGCGTCTGCGGTTCTCGAACGTCTTCCTCGGATTAGGCCTCGCGTTGTACTACCTCGACGTGGTCCGAACGCGCTACGAGGAGGCGGAGTCGGCCGAACAAGCGACTCCCGATCCGGCGGCGATGAACGCCTCTGGGCCCACCAGCGTGTCGAATCGCGGCCTGTTCGCCCGGATTCGGGAGGGCTACGACCGTATCGACCCGTACATCGCACTCGCCTCGGCGGTGTTGGCACTCGCCGCGACGGCCTACGTCGAACTCAACTTCCAGCGGCTGCATCAGGACGTCCACCTCGCGGGTCACACCCAGATGGACCTCGTCGTCGGCGTCGTGTTGATCGCGCTGGCAATCGACGCGACTCGCCGCGCGTTCGGGAACATCATCGCCGCCGTTACGGTGGCTTCGATCGCCTACGCACACACGGCGTTCGCGATGTACCTGCCCGGCGTGCTCCAGCACATCGGCTACGACTGGACGCGGATCACCAGGGAAGGCGCCATCGAGCTCACGGGCGTCTACCACGACACGCTGATGGGGATCGGCTCGACGTGGGTCGCGATCTTCATCATGTTCGCCGGCATCGCCAAAGCCTACGGCCTGATGGACTTCGTCCTCGAGGTCGGTCGGGAACTGGGGAAGACGCTCAAGACGGGAGTCGTGCAGATCGCCGTCATCGCCAGTATGGTGATGGGATCGATCACCGGTAGCGCCGCGGCGAACACCGCCACGACTGGTAGCTTCACGATCCCGATGATGCAGGATCAGGGAATCCGCGACGACTTCTCCGCCGCGATCGAGTCGGTCGCCTCCGCCGGCGGCCAGATGCTCCCGCCGGTGATGGGCGTCGCCGCGTTCCTCATGGCCGACTTCATCGGCGTCAGCTACCTCGAGATCGTGCAGGCAGGCATTATTCCGGCCGTGTTGTTCTACCTGAGCGTCGGTATCGGCATTCACTTCGCCGTCTTGAAGTTCGGCTGGACCTCGCCGAACGTCGGTTCGTTCGACTGGCGACTCCTGTTGAACGGCATCCACTTCGCCGTGCCACTCGGTGTGCTCCTCGTCACGCTCATCTGGCTTCGGTATACGCCGCTCACCGCCGGACTGTACACGATCATCACGATCTTCGTCGTCGGTAGTCTGAAACTCGTCGTCGTCGACGCACTCGAGGCCTCACGCGCCGACTCCGGTCCGACCTCGGTAAAATCCGGTGTCGCGTGGGCATTCAAAGAGTGTTATCGCGTTTTCGAGCAGATCGCACTCGCCCTTCGTCGCGGTGGCCTCGAGATGGCGCCGCTCGTGGGCGTGCTGGCCGCGATGGGCGTTATCATCGAGATGCTGACGTTCACGGGGCTCGCGCCGCGAGTCAGTACGTCCATCCTCGGGATCGGCGGCGGCATGCTCTTCGTTGTCCTGTTCCTCGCGATGATCGCGAGCATCCTGTTCGGTCTCGGAATGCCGACGCCGGCGGCGTACGTGCTCGTCGTCGTGCTCGTCGTCCCCGGCGTCACCGAGATGGGCGTCCCCGAGATCGCCTCGCACATGTTCGTCTTCTACTTCGCGATGCTCTCTGCGATCACGCCGCCGGTTGCAATTTCGGTCGCGATCGGTGCCCGAATCGCCGGCACGAGCTTCGTCAAAGCCTGTCTCCAGGCGCTCCGGATCGGGGCACCCGGCTTCGTGATTCCGTTTGCATTCGTCGTGAACGACAGCCTCATCTACTGGTCCCAGGAGACGCTGCTCGCGTTCCCCGTCGTCCTCGCCGGAACGGTCGCACTCATCGTGGCGACCATCGGCTTCGACGGCGCACGAAACCTCTCGTATCCGGTTCGTGGCTTCTACGTCGTCGCAGCGTTCGTCGCGATGTTCGGATCGCTCGTCAGCGTCGTCCTTCAGGTCGTCGCGGCGGCGGCAATCGTGGCTGCGCTCGGCTACGCTAAGACTGTCATCGGCTACGACGATTCCCACACCGAGGCGAGCCCGACGTCGGACTAA
- a CDS encoding long-chain-fatty-acid--CoA ligase, translating into MTNLVTTVAETVESNPDSPAIVYEGTELTYEQFWTRAGQFAQALHSRGIGENDRVGIYLPNLPQFVTAFYGTLRAGAIVVPMNPQYKAREIGHLLDDSGAKAVVSLADNVPNVVEVLEDTDVEQVISVGGAVEGATAFDEFLADDTVGVVDRADDDVAVQPYTSGTTGTPKGVLLTHNNIRWTTEANADVPHGGFQASDRLVGTLPLFHIYGMSVVMNGAMYSGGAYYPIPEWDAPTVMDLIEEEDLSIMFGVPAMFNDMINQPDAAEYELEALRFVNSGGSSLPLEVLERFEDLYGVELYEGYGLTETSPVTHANRKGARRKGSIGTPLEGPGDTSVEAKVVTDDFETVPRVEEGPIDEEEADLHEITGELVISGPNVMQGYYELPEANDEVFTEEDGTTWFHTGDIGYWDEDDFFFVVDREKHMIVTGGYNVYPREVEELLFEHEDIADAAVVGVPDDRRGETVQALVVPTPDADATSEDIKDYCLEHMAAYKHPREVEFVEELPRTTTGKVQKFKIREQE; encoded by the coding sequence ATGACCAATCTCGTTACGACTGTCGCCGAGACCGTCGAATCGAACCCCGATTCTCCCGCAATCGTCTACGAGGGGACGGAACTCACCTACGAGCAGTTCTGGACTCGTGCCGGCCAGTTCGCGCAGGCGCTGCACTCTCGTGGCATCGGCGAGAACGACCGCGTCGGCATCTACCTCCCAAATCTCCCGCAGTTCGTGACCGCGTTCTACGGTACGCTGCGTGCCGGCGCCATCGTCGTCCCGATGAACCCCCAGTACAAGGCCCGCGAGATCGGTCACCTGCTGGACGACAGCGGGGCGAAGGCGGTCGTCTCCCTGGCTGACAACGTCCCGAACGTCGTCGAGGTACTCGAGGACACAGACGTCGAGCAGGTCATCAGCGTTGGTGGCGCTGTCGAGGGTGCAACCGCCTTCGACGAGTTCCTCGCGGACGACACTGTGGGTGTCGTCGACCGCGCGGACGACGACGTGGCAGTCCAGCCCTACACGTCGGGGACGACTGGGACCCCGAAGGGCGTCCTCCTCACTCACAACAACATCCGCTGGACGACCGAAGCCAACGCCGACGTGCCACACGGCGGCTTCCAGGCGTCCGATCGTCTCGTCGGTACCCTCCCGCTGTTCCACATCTACGGCATGTCCGTCGTGATGAACGGAGCGATGTACAGCGGCGGTGCCTACTATCCGATCCCCGAGTGGGACGCACCGACCGTGATGGACCTGATCGAGGAAGAAGACCTCTCCATCATGTTCGGCGTGCCGGCGATGTTCAACGATATGATCAACCAGCCCGACGCCGCGGAGTACGAACTCGAGGCGCTCCGGTTCGTCAACTCCGGCGGCTCCAGTCTGCCCCTCGAGGTCCTCGAGCGCTTCGAGGATCTCTACGGCGTCGAACTCTACGAGGGCTACGGCCTGACGGAAACCAGTCCGGTCACGCACGCGAACCGAAAGGGTGCGCGCCGAAAGGGCAGTATCGGAACACCCCTCGAGGGTCCCGGCGACACCAGCGTCGAGGCGAAGGTTGTCACTGACGACTTCGAGACGGTTCCGCGCGTCGAGGAGGGGCCGATCGACGAAGAAGAAGCCGACCTCCACGAGATCACGGGCGAACTCGTCATCTCGGGTCCGAACGTCATGCAGGGCTACTACGAACTGCCCGAGGCGAACGACGAGGTGTTCACCGAAGAAGACGGGACGACCTGGTTCCACACCGGCGACATCGGCTACTGGGACGAGGACGACTTCTTCTTCGTCGTCGACCGTGAGAAGCACATGATCGTCACCGGCGGCTACAACGTCTACCCGCGGGAAGTCGAAGAACTTCTCTTCGAACACGAAGATATCGCGGACGCGGCCGTCGTCGGCGTTCCGGACGACCGGCGCGGCGAGACCGTCCAGGCGCTCGTCGTCCCGACTCCGGACGCGGATGCCACGTCCGAAGACATCAAAGACTACTGTCTCGAGCACATGGCTGCGTACAAACACCCTCGCGAGGTCGAGTTCGTCGAGGAACTCCCGCGAACAACGACGGGGAAGGTCCAGAAGTTCAAGATCCGAGAGCAGGAGTGA
- a CDS encoding IclR family transcriptional regulator — MPGEDGTNAGVSTTRKTFAILEALKAEEGVTITELTRQTDLSKSTVYRHLTTLTEMGYVVERDGAYYIGFGLLEISEQARTRKRGYTAAKRKVFELGQETDERAVFIVEEEGDAVYVHRYGSLSDTMIGKRRPLHSLASGKVILAEWDDEDVAAFIEEHGLEEITEHTVTDPEALSDELDRIRDDGYAVNEQEHMDGLCGVAVPVYTPADELLGSLGVFGPTSRFKDEYIHDDLLNRLRDKAGEIRVTLAYG; from the coding sequence ATGCCCGGAGAGGACGGAACCAACGCCGGCGTCTCGACCACGCGGAAGACGTTCGCGATACTCGAGGCGCTGAAAGCCGAGGAAGGAGTGACGATTACGGAGTTGACTCGGCAGACGGACCTGAGCAAGAGCACCGTCTATCGCCACCTGACGACGCTGACCGAGATGGGATACGTCGTCGAGCGCGACGGGGCCTACTACATCGGCTTTGGGTTACTCGAGATCAGCGAGCAGGCGCGAACACGGAAACGGGGCTATACGGCCGCCAAGCGGAAGGTGTTCGAACTGGGCCAGGAAACCGACGAGCGGGCAGTGTTTATCGTCGAAGAGGAAGGTGACGCCGTCTACGTCCATCGCTACGGCAGTCTCTCGGATACGATGATCGGGAAGCGACGTCCGCTTCACTCGCTCGCCTCGGGAAAAGTAATTCTGGCAGAGTGGGACGACGAGGACGTCGCGGCGTTCATCGAAGAGCACGGACTCGAGGAAATCACGGAGCACACCGTGACAGACCCCGAAGCGCTCTCCGACGAACTGGATCGAATCCGGGACGACGGCTATGCGGTAAACGAGCAAGAACACATGGACGGCCTCTGTGGCGTCGCGGTTCCCGTCTACACGCCGGCGGACGAACTCCTCGGTTCGCTCGGCGTCTTCGGACCGACGAGTCGGTTCAAAGACGAGTACATCCACGACGACCTCCTGAACCGTCTTCGGGACAAAGCCGGTGAGATTCGGGTCACACTCGCCTACGGGTAG
- a CDS encoding TAXI family TRAP transporter solute-binding subunit, whose product MAHQPSGQSTVSTRRSFLYAAGVGTSAVLAGCLGGNQGEPIRMRTSTEGTTAYAANQGIAAVINEHSDELFPEAQTSPGTEANVGALMREEAEMVYLQDWAAYEVTEGIDEYGDLEFQMAQVFHFYDLPWFFCTADDDIETLEDATSETTISPTPEGSGTAPALEYMLENAIGDYDRVSLTYDEQANAMEEGRLDIGVGTYMNFDTEPGWLQEMMSTVDLRILDVADETVEEWENDERLFIESFDGSELEEGESSPNRSPTKSSLKRSLTTSSRERIWSTIWSTTFWRNSTNTASHSTSTTASSGRSRTRNFGSKTRTTTCRFTRRPPTSSRNWVSGRTTSSAPRSRNRVEH is encoded by the coding sequence ATGGCACACCAACCGAGTGGCCAGTCTACCGTATCGACCCGGCGGTCGTTTCTGTACGCTGCCGGCGTCGGGACGTCAGCAGTACTCGCAGGTTGTCTCGGTGGCAACCAAGGGGAACCAATACGCATGCGGACGTCGACCGAAGGGACGACTGCCTACGCCGCAAATCAGGGTATCGCGGCGGTCATCAACGAACACAGCGACGAACTCTTCCCTGAGGCACAGACGAGTCCCGGGACGGAGGCCAACGTCGGCGCGCTCATGCGGGAGGAAGCCGAGATGGTGTACCTCCAGGACTGGGCTGCCTACGAGGTTACCGAGGGAATCGACGAGTACGGCGACCTCGAGTTCCAGATGGCGCAAGTGTTTCACTTCTACGACCTGCCGTGGTTCTTCTGTACGGCGGACGACGACATCGAGACGCTCGAGGACGCGACGAGCGAGACGACGATCTCGCCGACACCGGAAGGGTCGGGAACCGCTCCTGCACTCGAGTACATGCTCGAGAACGCGATCGGCGACTACGACCGCGTGAGTCTCACGTACGACGAGCAGGCCAACGCCATGGAGGAAGGCCGTCTCGACATCGGCGTCGGGACGTACATGAACTTCGACACCGAACCCGGGTGGCTCCAGGAGATGATGAGCACGGTCGACCTTCGCATCCTCGACGTCGCCGACGAGACCGTCGAGGAGTGGGAGAACGACGAACGGCTCTTCATCGAATCCTTCGACGGCAGCGAACTCGAGGAGGGCGAGTCCAGCCCGAATCGGTCCCCGACGAAATCCAGTCTCAAACGTTCGCTCACAACTTCGTCTCGCGAGCGGATCTGGAGTACGATCTGGTCTACGACTTTCTGGAGGAACTCCACGAACACCGCGAGTCACTCGACGAGTACCACGGCGTCCTCGGGCCGCTCGAGGACGAGGAATTTTGGGTCGAAAACGCGTACGACGACATGCCGTTTCACGCGGCGGCCGCCGACTTCTTCGAGGAACTGGGTGTCTGGTCGGACGACCTCGAGCGCGCCGAGGAGCCGTAACCGAGTTGAGCACTAA